A stretch of Mauremys reevesii isolate NIE-2019 linkage group 25, ASM1616193v1, whole genome shotgun sequence DNA encodes these proteins:
- the CNN1 gene encoding calponin-1, with protein sequence MSTAHFNRGPAYGLSAEVKNKLAQKYDPQREQELRLWIEDMTGERLGDNFMEGLKDGVILCKLINKLQPGSVKKVNESTQNWHQLENIGNFIKAAIKYGVKPHDIFEANDLFESTNYTQVQSTLIALASQAKTKGNKVNMGVKYAEKHQRRFQPEKLKEGRNVIGLQMGTNKFASQQGMTAYGTRRHLYDPKLGTDQPLDQATISLQMGTNKGASQAGMTAPGTKRQIFEPTLGMEHCDSLNVSLQMGSNKGASQQGMTVYGLPRQVYDPKYCLQPNYAMVGEDEYNHSQHNFYNSE encoded by the exons CTAGCGCAGAAGTACGACCCCCAGCGGGAGCAGGAGCTGCGGCTGTGGATCGAGGACATGACGGGGGAGCGTCTTGGAGACAACTTCATGGAGGGGCTGAAGGACGGCGTCATCCTGTGCAA ACTCATCAACAAGCTGCAGCCGGGCTCCGTGAAGAAGGTGAACGAGTCCACTCAGAACTGGCACCAG CTCGAGAACATCGGTAACTTCATCAAGGCCGCCATCAAGTACGGCGTGAAGCCACACGACATTTTCGAAGCCAACGACCTCTTTGAGAGCACGAACTACACGCAGGTGCAGTCCACCCTGATCGCCCTGGCGAGCCAG GCCAAGACAAAAGGCAACAAAGTGAACATGGGTGTGAAATACGCCGAGAAGCATCAGCGCCGCTTCCAGCCGGAGAAGCTGAAGGAAGGACGGAACGTTATCGGGCTGCAG ATGGGCACTAACAAGTTTGCCAGCCAGCAGGGCATGACGGCGTACGGCACCCGCCGGCACCTCTATGACCCCAAGCTGGGCACGGACCAGCCCCTGGATCAGGCCACCATCAGCCTGCAGATGGGCACGAACAAGGGAGCCAGCCAG gcGGGCATGACGGCCCCGGGGACCAAGCGGCAGATCTTCGAGCCCACGCTGGGCATGGAGCACTGCGACAGCCTCAACGTCTCCCTGCAGATGGGCAGCAACAAGGGCGCCTCGCAGCAGGGCATGACCGTGTACGGGCTGCCCCGCCAGGTCTACGACCCCAAGTACTGCCTCCAGCCCAACTACGCCATGGTCGGCGAGGACGAGTACAACCACAGCCAGCACAACTTCTACAACTCCGAatga